A stretch of Eleutherodactylus coqui strain aEleCoq1 chromosome 2, aEleCoq1.hap1, whole genome shotgun sequence DNA encodes these proteins:
- the LOC136609937 gene encoding protocadherin gamma-B1-like, with amino-acid sequence MNNTTRGKPWIQRYQVFSIIVFFINDTYGQLQYSVLEEMKQGSVIGNVAKDLGLNVKELADRKFQLISKAKVKYFHVNLDNGDLIVSERLDREILCGTKQNCFINLEAMIENPLNFYTITIEIQDVNDNAPIFSKKHFDLEISELTSPGARFALGKAQDPDLGTNSIESYTLSGNKNFGLGEKITTDGIKYPEIILEKSLDREKQSFYELILTALDGGNPQKSSTATVKIIVQDVNDNLPMFSQDTYHIRLQENAAIGSLVIQLNATDEDEGSNAQITYSFSHIPDDARQLFTIDSLNGDITVLGNLDYETSDIYEMTVEAKDGGGHVAHCKVSIQVIDVNDNAPDITITSLLASIPEDSPPGTVIALLNVHDLDYGMNSEVVCHISDTLAFQLIPSSSSYYKLVTAGTMDRERNPSYNVTIQCMDSGSPPLSTNKTFHLNISDVNDNAPVFEKMNYILYIGENNQPGTSIQTIRASDSDCDENGKITYSILNSNVEEIPVSSYISINSMTGVLYAQRSFDYEQLREFQLQVMAKDSGSPPLSSNVTVRICIIDKNDNAPKILYPSPDTEGSALFEFIPHSAEKGYLVTKVIAVDADSGHNAWLSYHLLQAPDPTIFTIGLFTGEIRIGRDLPDKDTLRQKIVVLVKDNGVPSLSCTVSVHLVVAENFQEIVPEIKRQPNVLHTSSNVTFYLVVSIGFISILFVATVLITIVLKCRKSNSPTTYGAYSRNIYPQFTLGCPSEISDTSLPFPFSYDVCVTMDSKQNEIAYLKPVQNVPTENLIDTDESTAVNDSSNNDPNTRNLTQV; translated from the coding sequence TTAGTATTATTGTCTTCTTTATCAATGACACCTATGGCCAGTTACAGTATTCAGTACTTGAAGAAATGAAGCAAGGATCTGTGATTGGGAATGTGGCAAAAGATCTTGGACTAAATGTAAAGGAATTAGCAGATAGGAAATTCCAGCTTATTTCAAAGGCAAAAGTAAAGTATTTTCATGTTAATTTGGACAATGGAGACTTAATTGTATCGGAGAGACTTGATAGAGAAATATTATGTGGAACAAAACAAAACTGCTTTATAAACCTAGAAGCCATGATTGAAAATCCTTTGAATTTTTACACAATCACCATTGAAATCCAGGATGTGAATGATAATGCACCGATATTTTCAAAGAAGCATTTTGATTTAGAAATCAGTGAACTGACCTCTCCTGGTGCCCGCTTTGCTTTAGGAAAGGCACAAGATCCAGATTTAGGCACCAACTCAATAGAAAGTTATACTTTAAGTGGCAACAAAAACTTTGGCCTTGGGGAGAAAATAACAACAGATGGAATTAAATACCCAGAAATTATACTAGAAAAATCACTGGACAGAGAGAAGCAAAGCTTCTATGAGTTAATATTAACAGCTTTGGATGGAGGTAACCCACAGAAATCAAGCACTGCTACAGTGAAGATCATTGTCCAAGATGTTAATGACAACCTGCCTATGTTTAGTCAAGACACATATCATATAAGGTTACAGGAAAATGCGGCTATTGGATCTCTTGTAATTCAGTTAAATGCAACTGATGAAGATGAAGGCTCTAATGCTCAAATTACTTATTCCTTTAGTCACATTCCTGATGATGCACGCCAGTTATTTACTATTGATTCATTAAATGGGGATATCACAGTACTAGGAAATTTGGATTATGAAACATCAGATATCTATGAAATGACTGTAGAGGCCAAAGATGGGGGAGGTCATGTGGCACATTGCAAGGTGTCGATACAAGTAATTGATGTCAATGACAATGCCCCGGATATAACAATCACATCCCTCTTAGCATCAATTCCAGAAGATTCACCACCAGGAACTGTTATAGCATTACTGAATGTCCATGATTTGGACTATGGGATGAATAGTGAAGTTGTTTGTCATATCTCAGACACTTTGGCTTTTCAGCTAATTCCATCCTCCAGTAGTTATTATAAACTAGTAACGGCAGGTACCATGGACCGAGAAAGAAATCCTTCCTACAATGTGACAATACAGTGTATGGATAGCGGATCTCCTCCACTGTCTACCAACAAAACTTTTCACCTCAACATCTCAGATGTGAATGACAATGCTCCAGTTTTTGAGAAGATGAACTACATTCTGTATATTGGAGAAAATAATCAACCAGGTACATCAATACAGACTATCCGAGCTTCAGACAGTGATTGTGATGAAAATGGGAAAATTACCTACAGCATTCTAAACAGCAATGTAGAAGAGATTCCTGTGTCATCTTATATTTCCATCAACTCAATGACTGGAGTTCTCTATGCCCAGAGATCATTTGACTATGAACAGTTGCGGGAATTCCAGCTCCAGGTGATGGCTAAAGACAGTGGATCTCCTCCTCTAAGCAGTAATGTCACAGTGAGGATATGTATCATTGATAAGAATGATAATGCTCCTAAGATCCTCTACCCATCACCAGACACTGAGGGATCGGCATTGTTTGAGTTTATTCCTCATTCTGCTGAGAAGGGTTACCTAGTCACCAAAGTGATTGCAGTGGACGCTGACTCTGGACACAACGCCTGGCTCTCCTATCACTTACTACAAGCTCCTGATCCAACAATATTCACCATTGGTCTATTTACTGGTGAGATCAGGATTGGAAGAGATCTTCCAGATAAAGATACCTTAAGACAAAAGATTGTGGTTCTGGTGAAGGATAATGGAGTCCCATCTTTGTCATGTACTGTTTCAGTTCATTTAGTTGTGGCTGAAAACTTTCAAGAGATTGTTCCAGAGATAAAGCGACAACCCAATGTGTTACATACTTCTTCCAATGTAACATTCTATCTGGTTGTATCCATTGGTTTTATTTCAATTCTTTTTGTAGCAACAGTGTTGATTACCATAGTTTTGAAATGCAggaaatctaattctccaacaaCCTATGGAGCATACAGCAGAAATATATATCCTCAGTTCACACTGGGATGTCCTTCTGagatcagtgatacaagtttgcCTTTCCCATTCTCATATGATGTTTGTGTGACTATGGACTCAAAGCAGAATGAAATTGCTTATCTGAAACCAGTACAGAACGTCCCTACAGAGAATCTCATAGACACTGATGAATCTACAGCTGTGAATGATTCATCCAACAATGATCCAAATACCAGAAATTTAACACAGGTATGA
- the LOC136609936 gene encoding protocadherin gamma-B1-like, with protein MNNTTRGKPWIQRYQVFSIIVFFISDTYGQLQYSVLEEMKQGSVIGNVAKDLGLNVKELADRKFQLISKTKVKYFHVNLDNGELFVSERIDRETLCGTKQNCFINIEAVIESPLNFYTITIEIQDVNDNAPIFSKKHFELEISEVTLPGARFALGKAQDPDLGTNSIESYTLSGNKNFGLGEKITTDGIKYPEIILEKSLDREKQSFYELILTALDGGNPQKSSTATVKIIVQDFNDNLPMFNQDIYQIRLHENAAIGSLVIRLLATDEDEGSNAEITYSFSHIPDDACQLFTIDSLNGDITVLGNLDYETSDIYEMTVEAKDGGGHVTHCTVSIQVIDVNDNAPDITITSLLASIPEDSPAGTVIALLNVRDSDSGMNSEVVCHISDTLAFQLIPSSSSYYKLVTAGNMDRERNPSYSVTMQCIDSGSPPLSTNKTFHLNISDVNDNAPVFEKMNYILYIGENNQPGTSVYTVHASDSDWDENGKITYSILNSNVEEIPVSSYISINSMTGVLYAQRSFDYEQLREFQFQVMAKDSGSPPLSSNVTVRICIIDKNDNAPKILYPSPDTEGSALFEFIPHSAEKGYLVTKVIAVDADSGHNAWLSYHLLQVPDPTIFAIGLFTGEIRIGRDLPDKDTLRQKIVVLVKDNGVPSLSCTVSVHLVVAENFQEIVPEIKRQPNVLHTSSNVTFYLVVSIGFISILFVATVLITIVLKCRKSNTPTTYGAYSRNVYPQFTLGCPSEISDTSLPFPFSYDVCVTMDSKQNEIAYLKPVQNVPTENLIDTDESAAVNDSSNNDPNTRNLTEV; from the coding sequence ATGAATAATACAACAAGAGGAAAACCGTGGATCCAGCGATATCAGGTATTTAGTATTATTGTCTTCTTTATCAGTGACACCTATGGCCAGTTACAATATTCAGTACTTGAAGAAATGAAGCAGGGATCTGTGATTGGGAATGTGGCAAAAGATCTTGGACTAAATGTAAAGGAATTAGCAGATAGAAAATTCCAGCTTATTTCCAAGACAAAAGTAAAGTATTTTCATGTTAATTTGGACAATGGAGAATTATTTGTATCGGAGAGAATTGATAGAGAAACATTATGTGGAACAAAACAAAACTGCTTTATAAACATAGAAGCTGTGATTGAAAGTCCTTTGAATTTTTACACAATCACCATTGAAATCCAGGATGTGAATGATAATGCACCGATATTTTCAAAGAAGCATTTTGAGTTAGAAATCAGTGAAGTGACATTACCTGGCGCCCGCTTTGCTTTAGGAAAGGCACAAGATCCAGATTTAGGCACCAACTCAATCGAAAGTTATACTTTAAGTGGCAACAAAAACTTTGGCCTTGGGGAGAAAATAACAACAGATGGAATTAAATACCCAGAAATTATACTAGAAAAATCCCTGGACAGAGAGAAACAAAGCTTCTATGAGTTAATATTAACAGCTTTGGATGGAGGTAACCCACAGAAATCAAGCACTGCTACAGTGAAGATTATTGTTCAGGATTTTAATGACAATTTACCAATGTTTAATCAAGATATATATCAAATAAGATTACATGAAAATGCAGCTATTGGATCTCTTGTAATTCGATTATTGGCAACTGATGAAGATGAAGGCTCTAATGCTGAAATAACTTATTCTTTCAGTCACATTCCTGATGATGCATGCCAGTTATTTACTATTGATTCATTAAATGGGGATATCACAGTATTAGGAAATTTGGATTATGAAACATCAGATATCTATGAAATGACTGTAGAGGCCAAAGATGGGGGAGGTCATGTGACACATTGCACAGTGTCGATACAAGTAATTGATGTCAATGACAATGCCCCGGATATAACAATCACATCCCTCTTAGCATCAATTCCAGAAGATTCTCCAGCAGGAACTGTTATAGCATTACTGAATGTCCGTGACTCGGACTCTGGGATGAATAGTGAAGTTGTTTGTCATATCTCAGACACTTTGGCTTTTCAGCTAATTCCATCCTCCAGTAGTTATTATAAACTAGTAACGGCAGGTAATATGGACCGAGAAAGAAATCCCTCCTACAGTGTTACAATGCAATGTATTGATAGCGGATCTCCTCCATTGTCTACCAACAAAACCTTTCACCTCAACATCTCAGATGTAAATGACAATGCTCCGGTTTTTGAGAAGATGAACTACATTCTGTATATTGGAGAAAATAATCAACCAGGTACATCAGTATACACTGTCCATGCCTCAGACAGTGATTGGGATGAAAATGGGAAAATTACCTACAGCATTCTAAACAGCAATGTAGAAGAGATTCCAGTGTCATCTTATATTTCCATCAACTCAATGACTGGAGTTCTCTATGCCCAGAGATCATTTGACTATGAACAGTTGCGGGAATTCCAGTTCCAGGTGATGGCTAAAGACAGTGGATCTCCTCCTCTAAGCAGTAATGTCACAGTGAGGATATGTATCATTGATAAGAATGATAATGCCCCTAAGATCCTCTACCCATCACCAGACACTGAGGGATCGGCACTGTTTGAGTTTATTCCTCACTCTGCTGAGAAAGGTTATCTAGTCACCAAAGTGATTGCAGTGGACGCTGACTCTGGACACAACGCCTGGCTCTCCTATCACTTACTACAAGTTCCTGATCCAACAATATTCGCCATTGGTCTATTTACTGGTGAAATCAGGATTGGAAGAGATCTTCCAGACAAAGATACCTTAAGACAAAAGATTGTGGTTCTGGTGAAGGATAATGGAGTTCCATCTTTGTCATGTACCGTTTCGGTTCATTTAGTTGTGGCTGAAAACTTTCAAGAGATTGTTCCAGAGATAAAGCGACAACCCAATGTGTTACATACTTCTTCCAATGTAACATTCTATCTGGTTGTATCCATTGGTTTTATTTCAATTCTTTTTGTAGCAACAGTGTTGATTACCATAGTTTTGAAATGCAGGAAATCTAACACTCCAACAACCTATGGAGCATATAGCAGAAATGTCTATCCTCAGTTCACGCTGGGATGTCCTTCTGagatcagtgatacaagtttgcCTTTCCCATTCTcatatgatgtgtgtgtgactaTGGACTCAAAGCAGAATGAAATTGCTTATCTGAAACCAGTGCAGAACGTCCCTACAGAGAATCTCATAGACACCGATGAGTCTGCAGCTGTTAATGATTCATCCAACAATGATCCAAATACCAGAAATTTAACAGAGGTATGA